One Symphalangus syndactylus isolate Jambi chromosome 9, NHGRI_mSymSyn1-v2.1_pri, whole genome shotgun sequence DNA segment encodes these proteins:
- the COPS6 gene encoding COP9 signalosome complex subunit 6 isoform X1, with protein MAAAAATNGTGGSSGMEVDAAVVPSVMASGVTGSVSVALHPLVILNISDHWIRMRSQEGRPVQVIGALIGKQEGRNIEVMNSFELLSHTVEEKIIIDKEYYYTKEEQFKQVFKELEFLGWYTTGGPPDPSDIHVHKQVCEIIESPLFLKLNPMTKHTDLPVSVFESVIDIINGEATMLFAELTYTLATEEAERIGVDHVARMTATGSGENSTVAEHLIAQHSAIKMLHSRVKLILEYVKASEAGEVPFNHEILREAYALCHCLPVLSTDKFKTDFYDQCNDVGLMAYLGTITKTCNTMNQFVNKFNVLYDRQGIGRRMRGLFF; from the exons ATGGCGGCGGCTGCAGCTACGAACGGGACCGGAGGGAGCAGCGGGATGGAGGTGGATGCAGCAG TAGTCCCCAGCGTGATGGCCTCCGGAGTGACTGGGAGTGTTTCCGTCGCTCTCCATCCCCTTGTCATTCTCAACATCTCAGACCACTGGATCCGCATGCGCTCCCAGGAGGGGCGGCCTGTGCAGG TGATTGGGGCTCTGATTGGCAAGCAGGAGGGCCGAAATATCGAGGTGATGAACTCCTTTGAGCTGCTGTCCCACACCGTGGAAGAGAAGATTATCATTGACAAGGAATATTATTACACCAAGGAGGAGCAGT TTAAACAGGTGTTCAAGGAGCTGGAGTTTCTGGGTTGGTATACCACAGGGGGGCCACCTGACCCCTCGGACATCCACGTCCATAAGCAG GTGTGTGAGATCATCGAGAGCCCCCTCTTTCTGAAGTTGAACCCTATGACCAAGCATACAGAT CTTCCTGTCAGCGTTTTTGAGTCTGTCATTGATATAATCAATGGAGAG GCCACAATGCTGTTTGCTGAGCTGACCTACACTCTGGCCACAGAGGAAGCGGAACGCATTGGTGTAGACCACGTAGCCCGAATGACAGCAACAGGCAGTGGAGAGAACTCCACTG TGGCTGAACACCTGATAGCACAGCACAGCGCCATCAAGATGCTGCACAGCCGCGTCAAGCTCATCTTGGAGTATGTCAAGGCCTCTGAAGCGG GAGAGGTCCCCTTTAATCACGAGATCCTGCGGGAGGCCTATGCTCTGTGTCACTGTCTCCCGGTGCTCAGCACAGACAAGTTCAAGACAGATTTTTATGAT CAATGCAACGACGTGGGGCTCATGGCCTATCTCGGCACCATCACCAAAACGTGCAACACCATGAACCAGTTTGTGAACAAGTTCAACGTCCTCTACGATCGACAAGGCATCGGCAGGCGAATGCGCGGGCTCTTCTTCTGA
- the COPS6 gene encoding COP9 signalosome complex subunit 6 isoform X2, producing the protein MAAAAATNGTGGSSGMEVDAAVPSVMASGVTGSVSVALHPLVILNISDHWIRMRSQEGRPVQVIGALIGKQEGRNIEVMNSFELLSHTVEEKIIIDKEYYYTKEEQFKQVFKELEFLGWYTTGGPPDPSDIHVHKQVCEIIESPLFLKLNPMTKHTDLPVSVFESVIDIINGEATMLFAELTYTLATEEAERIGVDHVARMTATGSGENSTVAEHLIAQHSAIKMLHSRVKLILEYVKASEAGEVPFNHEILREAYALCHCLPVLSTDKFKTDFYDQCNDVGLMAYLGTITKTCNTMNQFVNKFNVLYDRQGIGRRMRGLFF; encoded by the exons ATGGCGGCGGCTGCAGCTACGAACGGGACCGGAGGGAGCAGCGGGATGGAGGTGGATGCAGCAG TCCCCAGCGTGATGGCCTCCGGAGTGACTGGGAGTGTTTCCGTCGCTCTCCATCCCCTTGTCATTCTCAACATCTCAGACCACTGGATCCGCATGCGCTCCCAGGAGGGGCGGCCTGTGCAGG TGATTGGGGCTCTGATTGGCAAGCAGGAGGGCCGAAATATCGAGGTGATGAACTCCTTTGAGCTGCTGTCCCACACCGTGGAAGAGAAGATTATCATTGACAAGGAATATTATTACACCAAGGAGGAGCAGT TTAAACAGGTGTTCAAGGAGCTGGAGTTTCTGGGTTGGTATACCACAGGGGGGCCACCTGACCCCTCGGACATCCACGTCCATAAGCAG GTGTGTGAGATCATCGAGAGCCCCCTCTTTCTGAAGTTGAACCCTATGACCAAGCATACAGAT CTTCCTGTCAGCGTTTTTGAGTCTGTCATTGATATAATCAATGGAGAG GCCACAATGCTGTTTGCTGAGCTGACCTACACTCTGGCCACAGAGGAAGCGGAACGCATTGGTGTAGACCACGTAGCCCGAATGACAGCAACAGGCAGTGGAGAGAACTCCACTG TGGCTGAACACCTGATAGCACAGCACAGCGCCATCAAGATGCTGCACAGCCGCGTCAAGCTCATCTTGGAGTATGTCAAGGCCTCTGAAGCGG GAGAGGTCCCCTTTAATCACGAGATCCTGCGGGAGGCCTATGCTCTGTGTCACTGTCTCCCGGTGCTCAGCACAGACAAGTTCAAGACAGATTTTTATGAT CAATGCAACGACGTGGGGCTCATGGCCTATCTCGGCACCATCACCAAAACGTGCAACACCATGAACCAGTTTGTGAACAAGTTCAACGTCCTCTACGATCGACAAGGCATCGGCAGGCGAATGCGCGGGCTCTTCTTCTGA